The following proteins are encoded in a genomic region of Saccharopolyspora antimicrobica:
- a CDS encoding SMI1/KNR4 family protein — protein sequence MTALPAVNEPTLYEIDDEFLVPDRGDEQEGPANAVPAGDPDEAVRLFHEYRRRVAEILGFEEELPEPATEEDLADAEERLGFEFPPDLRALYGIADGEGYEIINPIFDRHPWHSLEHIGDEEEDWLLALDWEYEPQRRVVFDSEPSNAVRRSVLRPGWIQFANDTGGNWLAVDMDPGPEGRPGQVIAIGVDYSDGPLYVADSVTTLLRRQVEALERGDYRVHDQSIWIEADLPNGLAVDSERTWYTDGASADAETEQARPQVQKVRVSDVDDLAFLAAVPNVRSLSLSGGGPLDLSPLRERPVEYLELELGAADLAGLAGHPELRSLSVSSTQPVDLAPLRAVPRLWALDIADASIADLTAVTELEGLRFLELTHEQWLELRDDLPPLAVVGIHPHRPEREWPLSTRWDTETGEPPRLDP from the coding sequence ATGACCGCACTTCCCGCTGTGAACGAACCGACGCTCTACGAGATCGACGACGAATTCCTCGTGCCCGACCGGGGCGACGAGCAGGAGGGGCCTGCGAACGCGGTGCCCGCCGGTGATCCGGACGAGGCGGTGCGCCTCTTCCACGAGTACCGGCGGCGGGTGGCGGAGATCCTCGGATTCGAGGAAGAGCTTCCCGAACCTGCGACCGAAGAGGATCTCGCCGATGCGGAGGAGCGCCTGGGCTTCGAGTTCCCTCCCGACCTCCGCGCGCTCTACGGCATCGCGGACGGCGAGGGCTACGAGATCATCAATCCCATCTTCGACAGGCACCCGTGGCACTCGCTGGAGCACATCGGCGACGAGGAGGAGGACTGGCTGCTCGCCCTGGACTGGGAGTACGAGCCGCAGCGCCGCGTGGTCTTCGACTCCGAGCCCTCGAACGCCGTCCGGCGCTCGGTGCTGCGACCGGGCTGGATCCAGTTCGCGAACGACACCGGCGGCAACTGGCTCGCCGTGGACATGGACCCCGGCCCGGAGGGGCGTCCGGGGCAGGTCATCGCGATCGGCGTCGACTACTCGGACGGGCCGCTGTACGTCGCCGACTCGGTGACCACGCTCCTGCGCCGCCAGGTGGAGGCGCTGGAACGCGGCGACTACCGCGTGCACGACCAGAGCATCTGGATCGAGGCCGACCTGCCGAACGGTCTTGCGGTCGACAGCGAGCGCACCTGGTACACCGACGGCGCGTCGGCCGACGCGGAAACGGAGCAGGCGCGCCCTCAGGTGCAGAAGGTCAGGGTGTCCGACGTTGACGACCTCGCCTTCCTCGCCGCAGTCCCCAACGTGCGTTCGCTGTCGCTGTCAGGCGGCGGACCGCTCGATCTGAGCCCGCTGCGCGAACGTCCGGTCGAGTACCTCGAACTCGAGCTGGGTGCCGCCGACCTCGCGGGCCTGGCCGGTCACCCGGAACTCCGCTCGCTGTCGGTGTCCTCCACCCAGCCGGTCGACCTGGCCCCGCTGCGGGCGGTGCCCCGCCTCTGGGCGCTGGACATCGCGGACGCGTCCATCGCGGACCTCACCGCCGTGACCGAGCTCGAAGGCCTGCGCTTCCTGGAACTGACCCACGAGCAGTGGCTGGAGCTGCGCGACGACCTGCCGCCCCTGGCGGTCGTCGGCATCCACCCGCACCGGCCCGAACGAGAATGGCCCCTGAGCACCCGCTGGGACACGGAAACAGGAGAACCTCCGCGGCTCGACCCCTGA
- a CDS encoding TetR/AcrR family transcriptional regulator, with amino-acid sequence MSSNDEAPAARSPGRPRSAAVDEAILGAAIDLLVEQGVGQVSIKQVAQRAGVTRDAVYRRFPDLTALLVRAVEWEYRDAEPVEWPDLDSMIAGLAGQLSRPRDRKLFRRLYAAVDDFPALLHAYAEAHGRRRVEAALAALARAQRLGELPPHADPVVLQQVLAGAAVHYVSVNPDDSGEEAIRAYFAEVLQQVGYRPASEGEHGDE; translated from the coding sequence ATGAGCTCGAACGACGAAGCACCGGCCGCCCGTTCTCCTGGGCGGCCGCGGAGTGCCGCGGTGGACGAGGCGATCCTCGGCGCGGCGATCGACCTGCTGGTCGAGCAGGGTGTCGGCCAGGTCAGCATCAAGCAGGTGGCGCAGCGGGCCGGGGTGACCCGGGACGCGGTGTACCGGCGCTTCCCGGACCTGACCGCGCTGCTGGTGCGGGCGGTGGAGTGGGAGTACCGCGACGCCGAGCCGGTGGAGTGGCCGGACCTCGACAGCATGATCGCGGGACTGGCCGGGCAGCTGAGCCGTCCTCGCGACCGGAAGCTGTTCCGCCGCCTCTACGCGGCGGTGGACGACTTCCCGGCGCTGCTGCACGCCTACGCCGAGGCGCACGGCCGGCGCCGCGTAGAGGCCGCGCTCGCCGCACTGGCGCGCGCCCAGCGGCTGGGCGAGCTGCCGCCACACGCGGACCCCGTTGTGCTGCAACAGGTTCTCGCCGGTGCCGCGGTGCACTACGTGAGCGTCAACCCGGACGACAGCGGGGAAGAGGCGATCAGGGCCTACTTCGCCGAGGTCCTCCAGCAGGTCGGTTACCGCCCCGCGAGCGAAGGAGAGCACGGCGATGAATGA
- a CDS encoding bacteriocin fulvocin C-related protein — translation MSQPQDGTRLPCASRRSPSTVEELAGNAERLHAQPLSDAQERTLEELRTEVNALFEGEAKALIATLGPVEIEAVRKTDCQCSTKSDYCWMGCVPSDDCRRVSGCGTGWAYTCNGWCEGP, via the coding sequence ATGTCCCAGCCCCAGGACGGGACGCGATTGCCTTGCGCTTCGCGCCGTTCGCCCAGCACGGTCGAAGAGCTCGCTGGGAACGCCGAACGTCTGCACGCGCAGCCGCTCTCGGACGCTCAGGAGCGGACGCTGGAGGAACTCCGGACCGAGGTGAACGCCCTCTTCGAGGGGGAGGCCAAGGCCCTCATCGCCACCCTCGGCCCGGTGGAGATCGAGGCCGTCAGGAAGACGGACTGCCAGTGCAGCACGAAGAGCGATTACTGCTGGATGGGGTGCGTCCCCAGCGACGACTGCCGCAGGGTGAGCGGGTGTGGCACGGGCTGGGCCTACACCTGCAACGGGTGGTGCGAAGGCCCCTGA
- a CDS encoding DNA-directed RNA polymerase subunit beta', whose product MLDVNFFDELRIGLATADDIRQWSYGEVKKPETINYRTLKPEKDGLFCEKIFGPTRDWECYCGKYKRVRFKGIICERCGVEVTRAKVRRERMGHIELAAAVTHIWYFKGVPSRLGYLLDLAPKDLEKIIYFAAYVITGVNTELRHNDLSTLESEISVERKRVADQRDSDLEARAQKLEADLATLEAEGAKSDQRRKVKEGAEREMKQLRDRAQRELDKLDEIWDTFTKLEPRQLIADEVLYRELYDRYGEYFTGGMGAEAIQSLLSTFDIGAEAELLRETIRSGKGQKKLRALKRLKVVAAFQATGNDPSGMVLNCVPVIPPDLRPMVQLDGGRFATSDLNDLYRRVINRNNRLKRLIDLGAPEIIVNNEKRMLQESVDALFDNGRRGRPVTGPGNRPLKSLSDLLKGKQGRFRQNLLGKRVDYSGRSVIVVGPQLKLHQCGLPKEMAVELFKPFVMKRLVDLNHAQNIKSAKRMVERQRPQVWDVLEEVIAEHPVLLNRAPTLHRLGIQAFEPQLVEGKAIQLHPLVCEAFNADFDGDQMAVHLPLSAEAQAEARILMLSSNNILSPASGRPLAMPRLDMVTGLYHLTKQVDGAKGEGLAFSSVGEAIMAFDRGVLGLQAKIKIRLKDVVPPRGNTPEGWEPGQPWLAETTLGRVFFNELLPEDYPFVDDLLPKKKQAAIVNDLAERYPMVTVAQTLDKLKDAGFHWATRSGVTVSITDVVVPPNKTEILDGYEAKADQVEKRYRRGALSYQERNAELVKVWTAAKDEVAEAMETNFPEDNSISTIVKSGAAGNMTQVVQLAGMRGLVSNPKGEYIPRPIKANFREGLSVLEYFISNHGARKGLADTALRTADSGYLTRRLVDVSQDVIVRETDCGTERGIKMPIAELLPDGKLLRDPHVETSVYARTTAEDVTDADGNIVLARGSDLGDPAIEKLLAASVTKVKVRSVLTCESGVGVCSVCYGRSMATGKLVDVGEAVGIVAAQSIGEPGTQLTMRTFHQGGVAGDDITTGLPRVQELFEARVPKGKAPIADTSGRIRMEDNDRYWKITIIPDDGGEEIVYDKLSKRQRLAAISVDGSERQISDGDHVEVGQQLLEGAVDPHEVLRVMGPREAQLHLVREVQEVYRSQGVGIHDKHVEVIVRQMLRRVIIIDSGATEFLPGSPVERSVFESENRRVVAEGGDPASGRPVLMGITKASLATESWLSAASFQETTRILTNAAIEGASDKLVGLKENVIIGKLIPAGTGINRYRNIQVQPTEEARAAAYAIPSYDDSYYTPDVFGAGTGAAVPLDDYDFGRDYR is encoded by the coding sequence GTGCTTGACGTCAACTTCTTCGATGAACTCCGCATCGGCCTGGCCACGGCCGACGACATCCGCCAGTGGTCGTACGGCGAGGTCAAGAAGCCCGAGACCATCAACTACCGCACCCTGAAGCCGGAGAAGGACGGGCTCTTCTGCGAGAAGATCTTCGGTCCGACCCGGGACTGGGAGTGCTACTGCGGCAAGTACAAGCGCGTCCGCTTCAAGGGCATCATCTGTGAGCGCTGCGGTGTCGAGGTCACCCGCGCCAAGGTGCGCCGCGAGCGGATGGGCCACATCGAGCTGGCCGCCGCCGTCACCCACATCTGGTACTTCAAGGGCGTCCCGTCCCGGTTGGGCTACCTGCTCGACCTGGCCCCCAAGGACCTCGAGAAGATCATCTACTTCGCGGCCTACGTGATCACCGGTGTGAACACCGAGCTGCGGCACAACGACCTGTCGACGCTGGAGAGCGAGATCAGCGTCGAGCGCAAGCGGGTCGCCGACCAGCGCGACTCCGACCTGGAGGCGCGTGCCCAGAAGCTCGAGGCCGACCTCGCCACCCTGGAGGCGGAGGGCGCCAAGAGCGACCAGCGCCGCAAGGTCAAGGAAGGCGCCGAGCGCGAGATGAAGCAGCTGCGCGACCGCGCGCAGCGGGAGCTCGACAAGCTCGACGAGATCTGGGACACCTTCACCAAGCTGGAGCCGCGCCAGCTGATCGCCGACGAGGTCCTGTACCGCGAGCTCTACGACCGGTACGGCGAGTACTTCACCGGCGGCATGGGCGCCGAGGCCATCCAGTCGCTGCTGTCGACCTTCGACATCGGCGCCGAGGCCGAGCTGCTGCGCGAGACCATCCGCAGCGGCAAGGGCCAGAAGAAGCTGCGCGCGCTCAAGCGGCTCAAGGTCGTGGCGGCCTTCCAGGCCACCGGCAACGACCCGAGCGGCATGGTGCTCAACTGCGTGCCGGTCATCCCGCCGGACCTGCGTCCGATGGTGCAGCTGGACGGTGGCCGCTTCGCGACCTCCGACCTCAACGACCTGTACCGCCGGGTGATCAACCGGAACAACCGCCTCAAGCGGCTGATCGACCTCGGCGCGCCCGAGATCATCGTCAACAACGAGAAGCGGATGCTCCAGGAGTCCGTGGACGCGCTGTTCGACAACGGCCGTCGCGGGCGTCCGGTCACCGGCCCGGGCAACCGGCCGCTGAAGTCGCTGTCCGACCTGCTCAAGGGCAAGCAGGGCCGCTTCCGCCAGAACCTGCTGGGCAAGCGCGTCGACTACTCGGGCCGTTCGGTCATCGTGGTCGGCCCGCAGCTGAAGCTGCACCAGTGCGGTCTGCCGAAGGAGATGGCGGTCGAGCTGTTCAAGCCGTTCGTCATGAAGCGGCTGGTCGACCTCAACCACGCGCAGAACATCAAGTCCGCCAAGCGGATGGTGGAGCGCCAGCGCCCGCAGGTGTGGGACGTGCTGGAAGAGGTCATCGCCGAGCACCCGGTGCTGCTCAACCGCGCACCCACGCTGCACCGCCTCGGCATCCAGGCCTTCGAGCCGCAGCTGGTCGAGGGCAAGGCGATCCAGCTGCACCCGCTGGTCTGCGAGGCGTTCAACGCGGACTTCGACGGTGACCAGATGGCGGTGCACCTGCCGCTGTCGGCCGAGGCCCAGGCCGAGGCCCGGATCCTGATGCTCTCCAGCAACAACATCCTGTCCCCGGCGTCCGGTCGCCCGCTGGCGATGCCGCGCCTGGACATGGTGACCGGCCTGTACCACCTGACCAAGCAGGTGGACGGCGCCAAGGGCGAGGGCCTGGCGTTCTCGTCGGTCGGCGAGGCCATCATGGCCTTCGACCGCGGTGTGCTGGGGCTGCAGGCCAAGATCAAGATCCGGCTGAAGGACGTCGTGCCGCCGCGCGGGAACACCCCGGAGGGCTGGGAGCCCGGTCAGCCGTGGCTGGCCGAGACCACCCTGGGCCGGGTGTTCTTCAACGAGCTGCTGCCCGAGGACTACCCGTTCGTCGACGACCTGCTGCCGAAGAAGAAGCAGGCCGCGATCGTCAACGACCTCGCCGAGCGGTACCCGATGGTCACCGTCGCCCAGACGCTGGACAAGCTGAAGGACGCCGGCTTCCACTGGGCGACCCGTTCGGGCGTGACCGTGTCGATCACCGACGTGGTCGTGCCGCCGAACAAGACCGAGATCCTCGACGGCTACGAGGCCAAGGCCGACCAGGTCGAGAAGCGGTACCGCCGCGGTGCGCTGTCCTACCAGGAGCGCAACGCCGAGCTGGTCAAGGTCTGGACGGCGGCCAAGGACGAGGTCGCCGAGGCGATGGAGACCAACTTCCCGGAGGACAACTCGATCAGCACGATCGTGAAGTCCGGGGCCGCCGGTAACATGACGCAGGTCGTGCAGCTGGCCGGTATGCGTGGTCTGGTGTCGAACCCGAAGGGTGAGTACATCCCGCGCCCGATCAAGGCGAACTTCCGCGAGGGCCTGTCCGTGCTGGAGTACTTCATCTCCAACCACGGTGCCCGCAAGGGTCTCGCCGACACGGCGCTGCGCACCGCCGACTCGGGTTACCTGACCCGTCGTCTGGTGGACGTCTCGCAGGACGTCATCGTCCGCGAGACCGACTGCGGCACCGAGCGCGGCATCAAGATGCCGATCGCGGAGCTGCTGCCGGACGGCAAGCTGCTGCGCGACCCGCACGTCGAGACCAGCGTCTACGCCCGCACCACGGCCGAGGACGTCACCGACGCCGACGGCAACATCGTGCTGGCCCGCGGTTCGGACCTGGGTGACCCGGCGATCGAGAAGCTGCTCGCCGCCAGCGTCACCAAGGTCAAGGTCCGCAGCGTCCTGACCTGCGAGTCCGGCGTGGGCGTCTGCTCGGTCTGCTACGGCCGCTCGATGGCCACCGGCAAGCTGGTGGACGTCGGCGAGGCCGTCGGCATCGTCGCCGCCCAGTCGATCGGTGAGCCGGGTACGCAGCTGACGATGCGTACCTTCCACCAGGGCGGTGTCGCGGGTGACGACATCACCACCGGTCTGCCGCGTGTCCAGGAGCTGTTCGAGGCCCGCGTCCCGAAGGGCAAGGCCCCGATCGCCGACACCTCCGGCCGGATCCGGATGGAGGACAACGACCGCTACTGGAAGATCACCATCATTCCGGACGACGGCGGCGAGGAGATCGTCTACGACAAGCTGTCCAAGCGGCAGCGGCTCGCGGCGATCTCGGTGGACGGCAGCGAGCGGCAGATCTCCGACGGCGACCACGTCGAGGTCGGTCAGCAGCTGCTCGAAGGTGCCGTCGACCCGCACGAGGTGCTGCGCGTGATGGGCCCGCGCGAGGCCCAGCTGCATCTGGTGCGCGAGGTGCAGGAGGTGTACCGGTCGCAGGGTGTGGGCATCCACGACAAGCACGTCGAGGTCATCGTCCGCCAGATGCTGCGCCGCGTCATCATCATCGACTCGGGTGCCACCGAGTTCCTGCCCGGTTCGCCGGTGGAGCGCTCGGTGTTCGAGTCGGAGAACCGCCGCGTCGTCGCTGAGGGCGGGGACCCGGCCTCCGGCCGCCCGGTGCTGATGGGTATCACCAAGGCGTCGCTGGCCACCGAGTCGTGGCTGTCGGCGGCCTCCTTCCAGGAGACGACCCGCATCCTCACCAACGCCGCTATCGAGGGCGCGAGTGACAAGCTGGTCGGCCTGAAGGAGAACGTGATCATCGGTAAGTTGATCCCGGCTGGTACGGGCATCAACCGGTACCGCAACATCCAGGTGCAGCCGACGGAGGAGGCGCGGGCCGCGGCGTACGCGATCCCGTCCTACGACGACAGCTACTACACCCCGGATGTCTTCGGCGCCGGCACCGGTGCAGCCGTCCCGCTGGACGACTACGACTTCGGGCGCGACTACCGCTGA
- a CDS encoding macrolide family glycosyltransferase: MNDNPRIALAGMPAYGHLNPSLPIVRELTSRGVGITYYTGGEFREPVEAAGCEFREYPRDVFGSATIAEATRLGGPVRVAGEVLKAAEEFVPFLLAEFGAERPDAVVFDSNALWGRMAAAKLGLPMISLMTTVMIGTKEMPGMTFREWSRMLREIIPNVTGPIATRRRVQRRFGKETYPSGGLPMRGDLTIFPVPEWMQPPSPSIDATCHFVGPTISAGGQRLDPELARFLDGPGPLVLVSLGTLHTGTEAFFRTCFEALGDLPIRALLATGSRSDPALLGEPPENILLRPSVPQLEVLRRTAAFVTHGGMNSALEGLACGVPLVVVPQQAEQLLIGKAIADRGAATVLRQSLSNRPVPPEELRAAVRRALTDATHRTAARHLGATLSEGGGAPTAADHIQNFLKTTALNDN, from the coding sequence ATGAATGACAACCCCCGGATAGCCCTGGCGGGCATGCCGGCTTACGGCCACCTCAACCCGAGCCTGCCGATCGTTCGCGAGCTGACCAGCAGGGGCGTCGGGATCACCTACTACACCGGCGGCGAGTTCCGGGAGCCGGTCGAGGCGGCGGGCTGCGAGTTCCGCGAGTACCCGCGCGACGTGTTCGGCTCGGCGACCATCGCGGAGGCCACCCGGCTCGGCGGCCCGGTCCGGGTGGCGGGCGAGGTGCTGAAGGCGGCCGAGGAGTTCGTCCCGTTCCTGCTGGCCGAGTTCGGGGCGGAACGGCCCGATGCGGTCGTGTTCGACTCCAACGCGCTCTGGGGCCGGATGGCCGCGGCGAAGCTGGGCCTGCCGATGATCTCGCTGATGACCACGGTCATGATCGGCACCAAGGAGATGCCCGGCATGACCTTCCGGGAGTGGAGCCGCATGCTCCGCGAGATCATCCCGAACGTCACCGGCCCGATCGCGACGCGGCGGCGGGTGCAGCGGCGGTTCGGCAAGGAGACCTACCCGTCGGGAGGTCTGCCGATGCGCGGTGACCTGACGATCTTCCCGGTCCCGGAGTGGATGCAGCCGCCCAGCCCGAGCATCGACGCCACCTGCCACTTCGTCGGGCCCACGATCTCCGCCGGAGGCCAGCGCCTCGACCCCGAGCTGGCGCGGTTCCTGGACGGCCCCGGCCCGCTGGTCCTGGTGTCGCTGGGCACGCTCCACACCGGCACCGAAGCCTTCTTCCGCACCTGCTTCGAGGCGCTGGGCGACCTGCCGATCCGCGCCCTGCTCGCGACGGGCTCCCGCTCCGACCCGGCCCTGCTGGGCGAGCCACCGGAGAACATCCTGCTCCGCCCCTCGGTGCCGCAGCTGGAGGTGCTCCGGAGGACGGCGGCCTTCGTCACGCACGGAGGGATGAACAGCGCCCTGGAAGGCCTCGCGTGCGGAGTCCCGCTCGTCGTCGTCCCCCAGCAGGCGGAACAACTCCTCATCGGCAAGGCCATCGCGGACCGAGGCGCGGCCACCGTCCTCCGTCAAAGCCTCTCCAACCGCCCGGTCCCACCGGAGGAACTGCGCGCAGCGGTCCGCCGAGCCCTGACGGACGCGACCCACCGCACCGCGGCCCGCCATCTGGGAGCCACCCTCAGCGAAGGAGGCGGAGCCCCAACAGCAGCCGACCACATCCAGAACTTCCTCAAAACCACAGCTCTGAACGACAACTGA
- the rpoB gene encoding DNA-directed RNA polymerase subunit beta translates to MAVSRATKVSAASNYTSGIPGAPKRVSFANIREPLNVPNLLDLQIQSFEWLVGNEAWFQRRVDAGEEVPVGGLEEVLGEISPIEDFSGSMSLSFSDPRFDEVKASVEECKDKDMTYAAPLFVTAEFTNHTTGEIKSQTVFMGDFPMMTDKGTFIINGTERVVVSQLVRSPGVYFDQSVDKTTDKDVFSVKIIPSRGAWLEFDVDKRDTVGVRIDRKRRQPVTVLLKALGWSAEAIRERFGFSETLMATLEKDHTAGTDEALLDIYRKLRPGEPPTKESAQTLLENLFFKEKRYDLARVGRYKVNKKLGLGMPYETGVLTEEDIVTTIEYLVRLHAGETEMPARGEGEGATVPVEVDDIDHFGNRRLRTVGELIQNQVRVGLSRMERVVRERMTTQDVEAITPQTLINIRPITAAIREFFGTSQLSQFMDQTNPIAGLTHKRRLSALGPGGLSRERAGMEVRDVHPSHYGRMCPIETPEGPNIGLIGSLATFARVNPFGFIETPYRKVVDGRVTDQIDYLTADEEDRYVKAQANAPIDDEGNFVDDRVLGRRKGGEVELLAPTEIDYMDVSPRQMVSAATAMIPFLEHDDANRALMGANMQRQAVPLLRSESPLVGTGMELRAAVDAGDVITAEKAGVVEELCADFVTIMADDGTRRSYRMNKFSRSNHGTCINQKPIVNEGDRIEVGQVIADGPCTQNGEMALGKNLLVGIMPWEGHNYEDAIILSQRLVQDDVLTSIHIEEHEVDARDTKLGAEEITRDIPNVSDDVLADLDERGIIRIGAEVQGGDILVGKVTPKGETELTPEERLLRAIFGEKAREVRDTSLKVPHGETGKVIGVRVFNREDDDELPPGVNQLVRVYVAQKRKIQDGDKLAGRHGNKGVIGKILPAEDMPFLSDGTPLDIILNTHGVPRRMNIGQVLETHLGWIASQGWSIDGDADWAKRLPEELYEVEPGTNTASPVFDGAREEEITGLLASTLPNRDGERMVGGDGKAQLFDGRSGEPYPYPTAVGYMYILKLSHLVDDKIHARSTGPYSMITQQPLGGKAQFGGQRFGEMECWAMQAYGAAYTLQELLTIKSDDVVGRVKVYEAIVKGENIPEPGIPESFKVLLKELQSLCLNVEVLSSDGAAIEMRDSEDEDLERAAANLGINLSRNESASVDDLAH, encoded by the coding sequence TTGGCAGTCTCCCGCGCGACCAAGGTCTCTGCAGCTTCCAACTACACGTCGGGGATCCCTGGGGCACCCAAGCGGGTCTCGTTCGCGAACATCCGCGAGCCGTTGAACGTGCCGAACCTGCTAGACCTGCAGATCCAGTCCTTCGAATGGCTCGTCGGCAACGAGGCCTGGTTCCAGCGCCGGGTCGACGCCGGCGAGGAAGTTCCGGTTGGCGGCCTTGAAGAGGTCCTCGGCGAGATCTCCCCGATCGAGGACTTCTCCGGATCGATGTCGCTGTCCTTCTCCGACCCACGCTTCGACGAGGTCAAGGCCTCCGTCGAGGAGTGCAAGGACAAGGACATGACCTACGCCGCGCCGCTGTTCGTCACCGCGGAGTTCACCAACCACACCACTGGCGAGATCAAGAGCCAGACGGTGTTCATGGGTGACTTCCCGATGATGACGGACAAGGGCACCTTCATCATCAACGGCACCGAGCGGGTCGTGGTCTCCCAGCTCGTGCGGTCCCCCGGCGTCTACTTCGACCAGTCGGTCGACAAGACCACGGACAAGGACGTCTTCAGCGTCAAGATCATCCCCAGCCGCGGTGCGTGGCTGGAGTTCGACGTCGACAAGCGCGACACCGTCGGCGTCCGCATCGACCGCAAGCGCCGCCAGCCGGTCACCGTGCTGCTGAAGGCGCTGGGCTGGTCGGCCGAGGCGATCCGCGAGCGGTTCGGCTTCTCCGAGACCCTGATGGCGACCCTGGAGAAGGACCACACCGCAGGCACCGACGAAGCGCTGCTGGACATCTACCGCAAGCTGCGCCCGGGCGAGCCGCCGACCAAGGAGAGCGCGCAGACCCTGCTGGAGAACCTGTTCTTCAAGGAGAAGCGCTACGACCTGGCCCGCGTCGGCCGCTACAAGGTCAACAAGAAGCTCGGCCTGGGCATGCCGTACGAGACCGGCGTGCTGACCGAGGAAGACATCGTCACCACGATCGAGTACCTGGTCCGCCTGCACGCCGGCGAGACCGAGATGCCCGCTCGCGGTGAGGGCGAGGGCGCCACCGTCCCGGTCGAGGTCGACGACATCGACCACTTCGGCAACCGGCGCCTGCGCACCGTGGGCGAGCTGATCCAGAACCAGGTCCGGGTCGGCCTGTCCCGCATGGAGCGCGTCGTCCGCGAGCGGATGACCACCCAGGACGTCGAGGCGATCACCCCGCAGACCCTGATCAACATCCGCCCGATCACGGCGGCGATCCGGGAGTTCTTCGGCACCTCGCAGCTGTCCCAGTTCATGGACCAGACCAACCCGATCGCGGGCCTGACGCACAAGCGCCGGCTCTCCGCGCTCGGCCCGGGCGGTCTGTCCCGTGAGCGCGCGGGCATGGAAGTCCGGGACGTGCACCCCTCGCACTACGGCCGGATGTGCCCGATCGAGACGCCGGAAGGCCCGAACATCGGTCTGATCGGCTCGCTGGCGACCTTCGCCCGCGTCAACCCGTTCGGCTTCATCGAGACGCCGTACCGCAAGGTCGTCGACGGCCGGGTCACCGACCAGATCGACTACCTGACCGCGGACGAGGAAGACCGCTACGTCAAGGCGCAGGCCAACGCGCCGATCGACGACGAGGGCAACTTCGTCGACGACCGCGTGCTGGGTCGGCGGAAGGGCGGCGAGGTCGAGCTGCTCGCCCCGACCGAGATCGACTACATGGACGTCTCGCCGCGGCAGATGGTCTCCGCCGCGACCGCGATGATCCCGTTCCTCGAGCACGACGACGCCAACCGCGCCCTGATGGGTGCGAACATGCAGCGCCAGGCGGTGCCGCTGCTGCGCAGCGAGTCCCCGCTGGTCGGCACCGGCATGGAGCTCCGCGCCGCCGTCGACGCCGGTGACGTGATCACCGCGGAGAAGGCCGGTGTGGTCGAGGAGCTGTGCGCCGACTTCGTGACGATCATGGCCGACGACGGCACCCGCCGCTCGTACCGGATGAACAAGTTCTCGCGGTCCAACCACGGCACTTGCATCAACCAGAAGCCGATCGTCAACGAGGGCGACCGCATCGAGGTCGGTCAGGTCATCGCCGACGGCCCGTGCACCCAGAACGGCGAGATGGCGCTGGGCAAGAACCTGCTCGTCGGCATCATGCCGTGGGAGGGGCACAACTACGAGGACGCGATCATCCTGTCCCAGCGCCTGGTGCAGGACGACGTGCTCACCTCGATCCACATCGAGGAGCACGAGGTCGACGCCCGCGACACCAAGCTGGGCGCCGAGGAGATCACCCGGGACATCCCGAACGTCTCCGACGACGTGCTGGCCGACCTCGACGAGCGCGGCATCATCCGCATCGGTGCCGAGGTCCAGGGCGGCGACATCCTGGTCGGCAAGGTCACCCCGAAGGGCGAGACCGAGCTGACCCCGGAGGAGCGCCTGCTGCGCGCGATCTTCGGCGAGAAGGCCCGCGAGGTCCGCGACACCTCCCTGAAGGTGCCGCACGGCGAGACCGGCAAGGTCATCGGCGTCCGCGTGTTCAACCGCGAGGACGACGACGAGCTGCCCCCGGGCGTCAACCAGCTGGTGCGGGTCTACGTCGCGCAGAAGCGCAAGATCCAGGACGGCGACAAGCTCGCCGGCCGCCACGGCAACAAGGGCGTCATCGGCAAGATCCTGCCCGCCGAGGACATGCCGTTCCTGTCCGACGGCACCCCGCTGGACATCATCCTGAACACCCACGGTGTGCCGCGACGGATGAACATCGGTCAGGTGCTGGAGACGCACCTCGGCTGGATCGCCTCCCAGGGCTGGTCCATCGACGGTGACGCCGACTGGGCCAAGCGCCTGCCGGAGGAGCTCTACGAGGTCGAGCCGGGCACCAACACCGCGAGCCCCGTCTTCGACGGTGCTCGGGAGGAGGAGATCACCGGTCTGCTGGCCTCCACCCTGCCGAACCGCGACGGTGAGCGCATGGTCGGCGGCGATGGCAAGGCCCAGCTGTTCGACGGGCGCAGCGGCGAGCCGTACCCGTACCCGACTGCGGTCGGCTACATGTACATCCTCAAGCTGTCGCACCTGGTGGACGACAAGATCCACGCCCGGTCGACCGGTCCGTACTCGATGATCACCCAGCAGCCGCTGGGCGGTAAGGCGCAGTTCGGTGGTCAGCGCTTCGGTGAGATGGAGTGCTGGGCCATGCAGGCCTACGGCGCCGCCTACACGCTGCAGGAACTGCTCACCATCAAGTCCGACGACGTGGTGGGCCGCGTGAAGGTCTACGAAGCGATCGTCAAGGGCGAGAACATCCCGGAGCCGGGCATCCCGGAGTCCTTCAAGGTGTTGCTGAAGGAGCTCCAGTCGCTGTGCCTGAACGTCGAGGTGCTCTCCAGCGATGGTGCCGCGATCGAGATGCGCGACAGCGAGGACGAGGACCTGGAGCGCGCTGCGGCCAACCTCGGCATCAACCTCTCGCGCAACGAGTCGGCCTCGGTCGACGACCTCGCGCACTGA